One Salmo trutta chromosome 26, fSalTru1.1, whole genome shotgun sequence DNA window includes the following coding sequences:
- the LOC115163245 gene encoding succinate dehydrogenase [ubiquinone] cytochrome b small subunit B, mitochondrial, whose product MAAIVRINSVCHRGVKPLFYRSSLLSRPLVAQQKDQDCPYPLTARIHGSSSLYAGSGSKAASLHWTGERVVSVLLLAMGPAAYYFPGPAVDYSLAAALTLHGHWGIGQVLTDYVHGEPKIKMANAGLFLLSTVTFAGLCYFNYNDVGICKAVALLWSK is encoded by the exons ATGGCGGCCATCGTCAGGATAAATTCTGTCTGTCACAGAGGTGTCAAAC CTCTGTTTTATCgtagctctctcctctctcgacCCCTGGTTGCACAGCAAAAGGACCAGGACTGTCCCTACCCGTTGACTGCTAGGATTCATGGATCCTCATCTCTCTATG CTGGCTCAGGGTCCAAAGCTGCCTCCCTGCATTGGACAGGAGAGCGTGTGGTAAGCGTACTGCTGCTGGCCATGGGGCCTGCTGCCTACTACTTCCCCGGACCTGCTGTTGACTACTCGCTGGCTGCCGCCCTCACCCTGCATGGCCACTG GGGGATTGGACAAGTCTTAACGGACTACGTTCACGGAGAACCGAAGATCAAGATGGCCAACGCAGGCCTCTTCCTGTTGTCGACTGTCACCTTTGCCGGTCTCTGCTACTTCAACTACAACGATGTAGGCATTTGCAAAGCGGTGGCCCTCTTATGGAGCAAATGA